TGATCCGGCCGTGGTTGTTGCGGCCGCCCTTCTTCGGGAGCGGCTTCAGCAGCGACTTCTCGGGCTCGCGGCGCGTGACCTCGACGAAGTCGGCCACGCTGGAGCCGCGACGACCCGGAGTGGTCGGCTTGTAGTTACGGATGCCCATCTTTTTCGTTCATCCCTTGTCTGCTTCGGGGCCCTAGCCTCAGGCCGTGCCGCCGAAGATGTCGATCCGCTCGCCCTCGGCCAGGCTGACGATGGCGCGCTTGGTGTCCTTGCGCTTGCCGTAGCCGTACCGGGTGCGCTTGCGCTTGCCCGAACGGTTGAGGGTGTTCACGTTCGTCACCTTGACGTTGAACACCTCCTCGACGGCCTGCCTGATCTGCGTCTTGTTGGCGTCCGGGCGGACGATGAACGTGTACTTGTTCTCGTCCAGCAGCCCGTAGCTCTTCTCCGAGACGACCGGCGCGATGATGACGTCGCGGGGGTCAGCGATCTTGGCCACAGTCCCCCTCCTTACTTCTTCGCCGCGCGCGAGATGAACTCGTCGTACGCCTTCTGCGTGAAGACGACGTCATCGTTCACCAGCACGTCGTAGGTGTTGAGCTGGTCGGAGACGAGCACGTGCACGCTCGGCTCGTTGCGCAGGCTCTTCCAGGTCAGCTCGTCGTCGCGGTCCAGGACCACGAGGACGCGCTTGGCCTCGGTGACCGTGCGCAGCGCCGTGAGCGCCGTCTTCGTCTTCGGGGCGTCGCCCTCGATGATGTGGTCGACGACGTGCACCCGGCCGTAGCGGGCGCGGTCCGACAGGGCGCCGCGCAGCGCGGCGGCCTTCATCTTCTTGGGCGTCCGCTGCGAGTAGTCGCGCGGCTGCGGGCCGTGGACGGTGCCGCCGCCGGCGAACTGGGGCGCGCGGGTCGAGCCCTGACGGGCGCGGCCGGTGCCCTTCTGCCGGTACGGCTTCTTGCCGCCGCCACGGACTTCGCCGCGGGTCTTCGTCGCGTGGGTGCCCTGCCGAGCGGCCGCCTCCTGCGCCACCACGACCTGGTGGATCAGCGGGACGCTGGTCTTGGCGTCGAAGATCTCGGCGGGCAGGTCGATGTCGAGCTTGGAGGTCACTTGCCCGTCCCCTTCACTGCGTCGCGGACCAGCACCACGCCGCCGTTCGGACCGGGGACCGCGCCCTTGATGAGCAGCAGGCCCTTCTCCTCGTCGATGGCGTGCACGGTCAGGTTCTGCACGGTGGTACGGGCGTTGCCGTGCCGTCCCGCCATGCGGAGGCCCTTGAACACGCGACCGGGGGTCGCGCAGCCGCCGATCGAACCCGGCGAGCGGTGCTTGCGCTGGGTGCCGTGCGAGGCGCCGAGGCCCTTGAAGCCGTGGCGCTTCATGACACCGGCGGTGCCCTTGCCCTTGCTCGTACCGGTCACGTCGATCTTCTGGCCGGCCTCGAAGACGCTGGCGGTGATCTCCTGGCCGAGTTCCAGCTCGGTGTCGCCCCGGAGCTCGACGAGGTAGCGGCGCGGCGTCACGCCCGCCTTCTCGAAGTGCCCCGCCCGCGGCTTGTTGACCTTGCGCGGGTCGATCTGCCCGTACCCGATCTGGACCGCCGTGTAGCCGTCCTTGTCCTGGGTCTTGAGCTGGGTGACGACACAGGGCCCAGCCTGGACGACGGTCACCGGAACGATCCGGCCCTCATCGTCGAAGACCTGGGTCATGCCGAGCTTCTCGCCCAGGACGCCCTTCCTCTGCTCACTCATTCTCGGTGCGTCCCTCAGAGCTTGATCTCGATGTCAACGCCGGCCGGAAGGTCGAGGCGCATCAGCGAATCGACCGTCTTGGGCGTCGGGTCGATGATGTCGATCAGCCGCTTGTGCGTGCGCATCTCGAAGTGCTCGCGGCTGTCCTTGTACTTGTGCGGCGAGCGGATGACGCAGTACACGTTCTTCTCGGTCGGCAGCGGCACCGGGCCCGCGACCTTGGCGCCCGTCCGCGTCACCGTCTCAACGATCTTCTTCGCGGAGGTATCGATGACCTCGTGGTCGTAGGCCTTGAGCCGGATGCGGATCTTCTGTCCCGCCATGGTGGCCTCGGTGTCCTTTGCTGTAGTGCCGCTGTTACTTCAGGGTCGTGACGCGGCGGCCCGGCCGGCAGGCGTGCGCGGCCGGGCCGCCGCATCGACGAGGGGTGTTACTTGATGACCTTCGTGACGCGGCCGGAGCCGACGGTCCGTCCACCCTCGCGGATGGCGAACTTGAGGCCCTCTTCCATGGCGATGGGCTGGATGAGCTCGACGCGCATCTCGGTGTTGTCGCTCGGCATGACCATCTCGGTGCCCTCGGGGAGGTTCACCACGCCGGTCACGTCCGTGGTCCGGAAGTAGAACTGCGGACGGTAGTTGTTGAAGA
The nucleotide sequence above comes from Actinomadura algeriensis. Encoded proteins:
- the rplW gene encoding 50S ribosomal protein L23, which codes for MAKIADPRDVIIAPVVSEKSYGLLDENKYTFIVRPDANKTQIRQAVEEVFNVKVTNVNTLNRSGKRKRTRYGYGKRKDTKRAIVSLAEGERIDIFGGTA
- the rplD gene encoding 50S ribosomal protein L4; the protein is MTSKLDIDLPAEIFDAKTSVPLIHQVVVAQEAAARQGTHATKTRGEVRGGGKKPYRQKGTGRARQGSTRAPQFAGGGTVHGPQPRDYSQRTPKKMKAAALRGALSDRARYGRVHVVDHIIEGDAPKTKTALTALRTVTEAKRVLVVLDRDDELTWKSLRNEPSVHVLVSDQLNTYDVLVNDDVVFTQKAYDEFISRAAKK
- the rpsJ gene encoding 30S ribosomal protein S10, which codes for MAGQKIRIRLKAYDHEVIDTSAKKIVETVTRTGAKVAGPVPLPTEKNVYCVIRSPHKYKDSREHFEMRTHKRLIDIIDPTPKTVDSLMRLDLPAGVDIEIKL
- the rplC gene encoding 50S ribosomal protein L3, translating into MSEQRKGVLGEKLGMTQVFDDEGRIVPVTVVQAGPCVVTQLKTQDKDGYTAVQIGYGQIDPRKVNKPRAGHFEKAGVTPRRYLVELRGDTELELGQEITASVFEAGQKIDVTGTSKGKGTAGVMKRHGFKGLGASHGTQRKHRSPGSIGGCATPGRVFKGLRMAGRHGNARTTVQNLTVHAIDEEKGLLLIKGAVPGPNGGVVLVRDAVKGTGK